From the genome of Prinia subflava isolate CZ2003 ecotype Zambia unplaced genomic scaffold, Cam_Psub_1.2 scaffold_72_NEW, whole genome shotgun sequence, one region includes:
- the LOC134546419 gene encoding ESX-1 secretion-associated protein EspK-like, protein MALTCAWTPTPVHGPPHLCMALTCAWPPSPVHGPAPVHGPAPVHGPPHLCIALTCASPAVTSVPTRCQLRPCPRIPGSAFSPVRSPRGRRQPLTGVPPWGHPPCPGVPRGCQVPVSPVSPVSPVSPMSPVSPVSPVSPVSPVSRPGRARVPGTATCPAGRQPDMAGGRRGRGDTAGGRRGRGDTAGGRRGRGDTASGRRGRGDTAGGRRGRGDTAMALGTRWHRGGSLVCPCDEAVAACRGGSEATVVAPAGTAGMAADPRCREPPVATDPIAMETDAKSCCHGAHRHGGPRCCGPPLLGKRVTMDPRCYGAPVATGRRKSPRCGAARCRERRRRGGAAGKVPAPSP, encoded by the exons ATGGCCCTCACCTGTGCATGGACCCCCACACCTGTGCATGGCCCCCCTCACCTGTGCATGGCCCTCACCTGTGCATGGCCCCCCTCACCTGTGCATGGCCCTGCACCTGTGCATGGCCCCGCACCTGTGCATGGCCCCCCTCACCTGTGCATCGCTCtcacctgtgccagcccagctgtcACCAGTGTCCCCACACGCTGCCAGCTCCGGCCATGTCCCCGCATTCCGGGCTCAGCCTTTTCTCCTGTTCGGAGCCCCCGGGGTCGGCGCCAGCCTCTCACGGGGGTCCCGCCATGGGGacaccctccctgccctggtgtccccagaggctgccaggtccccgtgtcccccgtgtcccctgtgtcccctgtgtcccccatgtcccctgtgtcccctgtgtcccctgtgtcccccgtgtcccccgtgtccaGGCCAGGCCGTGCCCGcgtgcctggcactgccacatgTCCTGCAGGGCGGCAGCCGGACATGGCCGGTGGCAGACGGGGCCGTGGGGACACGGCCGGTGGCAGACGGGGCCGTGGGGACACGGCCGGTGGCAGACGGGGCCGTGGGGACACGGCCAGTGGCAGACGCGGCCGTGGGGACACGGCCGGTGGCAGACGGGGCCGTGGGGACACGGCGATGGCGCTGGGGACGCGGTGGCACCGCGGTGGCTCATTAGTGTGTCCCTGTGATGAGGCGGTGGCCGCCTGCAGGGGCGGATCAGAGGCCACCGTGGTGGCACCTGCTGGGACCGCGGGGATGGCAGCAG ACCCCCGTTGCCGTGAGCCCCCCGTCGCCACGGACCCCATTGCTATGGAGACGGACGCTAAGAGCTGTTGCCATGGTGCCCATCGCCATGGGGGACCCCGATGCTGTGGACCCCCGTTGCTAGGGAAACGCGTTACTATGGACCCCCGTTGCTATGGAGCTCCCGTTGCTACGGGCCGCCGTAAGTCACCGCGCTGCGGAGCCGCCAGATGTCGCGAACGCCGccggaggggcggggccgccgggAAGGTTCCCGCCCCCTCGCCGTGA
- the MRI1 gene encoding methylthioribose-1-phosphate isomerase isoform X1 yields MALESLRYRRGSLEVLNQRLLPGQLRYERVGGVERAWGAIRDMEVRGAPAIALLGCLSLAVELAAGAGPSEDLGALEEFVGQKLGFLLSARPTAANLGREAERLRAFVRQRVETPGVTPEQLRESIIEYIEGLLEKDRRDNRSIGAHGASHILGRVPGGGPVTLLTHCNTGTLATAGYGTALGVVRALQQRGSLARVFCTETRPYNQGSRLSALELRHDRVPVTLIADSAAAAAMRQRGVQAVVVGADRVAANGDVANKIGTFQLAVAARHMGIPFYVAAPSSTCDPTLASGRLIPIEERPGTELTHLGGVLLADPEVDVWNPAFDVTPHELITGGIITEWGVFAPSELCRALAERGEH; encoded by the exons ATGGCGCTGGAGTCGCTGCGGTACCGGCGCGGCTCCCTGGAGGTGCTGAACCAGCGGCTGCTGCCGGGGCAGCTCCGCTACGAGCGGGTGGGGGGCGTGGAGCGCGCCTGGGGCGCCATCCGCGACATGGAG gtgcGGGGGGCTCCGGCCATCGCCCTGCTGGGCTGCCTCAGCCTGGCCGTGGAGctggcggcgggcgcggggccctCGGAGGATTTGGGAGCCCTGGAGGAGTTCGTGGGGCAGAAATTGGGGTTCCTGCTCAGCGCCCGCCCCACGGCCGCCAACCTGGGCCGCGAGGCCGAGCGGCTCCGGGCGTTTGTCCGGCAGCGGgtggagacccccggggtcaCCCCCGAGCAGCTGCGGGAGAG CATCATTGAGTACATCGAGGGGCTCCTGGAGAAGGACCGGAGGGACAACCGGAGCATTGGGGCGCACGGGGCGAGCCACATCCTGGGGAGGGTCCCGGGGGGCGGTCCCGTCACCCTCCTGACCCACTGCAACACCGGGACCCTGGCGACAGCGGGCTACGGCACCGCCCTGG GCGTGGTGCGGGCGCTGCAGCAGCGCGGGTCCCTGGCGCGCGTGTTCTGCACCGAAACCCGCCCCTACAACCAGGGATCGCGACTGTCGGCGCTGGAGCTGCGCCACGACCGCGTCCCCGTCACGCTGATCGCCGacagcgcggccgccgccgccatgaGGCAGCGGGGAGTGCAGG CCGTGGTGGTGGGCGCTGACCGCGTGGCTGCCAACGGGGACGTGGCCAACAAGATCGGGACGTTCCAGCTGGCAGTGGCCGCGCGGCACATGGGGATCCCCTTCTACGTGGctgcccccagcagcacctgtgACCCCACGCTGGCCTCGGGCCGCCTGATCCCCATCGAGGAGCGGCCGGGGACGGAGCTCACCCACCTCGGGGGCGTTCTCCTGGCTGACCCCG aggtCGACGTGTGGAACCCGGCCTTTGACGTCACGCCGCATGAGCTGATCACGGGGGGCATCATCACGGAGTGGGGGGTCTTCGCCCCCTCCGAGCTGTGCCGGGCGCTGGCGGAGCGGGGGGAGCATTGA
- the MRI1 gene encoding methylthioribose-1-phosphate isomerase isoform X2 produces the protein MALESLRYRRGSLEVLNQRLLPGQLRYERVGGVERAWGAIRDMEVRGAPAIALLGCLSLAVELAAGAGPSEDLGALEEFVGQKLGFLLSARPTAANLGREAERLRAFVRQRVETPGVTPEQLRESIIEYIEGLLEKDRRDNRSIGAHGASHILGRVPGGGPVTLLTHCNTGTLATAGYGTALAVVVGADRVAANGDVANKIGTFQLAVAARHMGIPFYVAAPSSTCDPTLASGRLIPIEERPGTELTHLGGVLLADPEVDVWNPAFDVTPHELITGGIITEWGVFAPSELCRALAERGEH, from the exons ATGGCGCTGGAGTCGCTGCGGTACCGGCGCGGCTCCCTGGAGGTGCTGAACCAGCGGCTGCTGCCGGGGCAGCTCCGCTACGAGCGGGTGGGGGGCGTGGAGCGCGCCTGGGGCGCCATCCGCGACATGGAG gtgcGGGGGGCTCCGGCCATCGCCCTGCTGGGCTGCCTCAGCCTGGCCGTGGAGctggcggcgggcgcggggccctCGGAGGATTTGGGAGCCCTGGAGGAGTTCGTGGGGCAGAAATTGGGGTTCCTGCTCAGCGCCCGCCCCACGGCCGCCAACCTGGGCCGCGAGGCCGAGCGGCTCCGGGCGTTTGTCCGGCAGCGGgtggagacccccggggtcaCCCCCGAGCAGCTGCGGGAGAG CATCATTGAGTACATCGAGGGGCTCCTGGAGAAGGACCGGAGGGACAACCGGAGCATTGGGGCGCACGGGGCGAGCCACATCCTGGGGAGGGTCCCGGGGGGCGGTCCCGTCACCCTCCTGACCCACTGCAACACCGGGACCCTGGCGACAGCGGGCTACGGCACCGCCCTGG CCGTGGTGGTGGGCGCTGACCGCGTGGCTGCCAACGGGGACGTGGCCAACAAGATCGGGACGTTCCAGCTGGCAGTGGCCGCGCGGCACATGGGGATCCCCTTCTACGTGGctgcccccagcagcacctgtgACCCCACGCTGGCCTCGGGCCGCCTGATCCCCATCGAGGAGCGGCCGGGGACGGAGCTCACCCACCTCGGGGGCGTTCTCCTGGCTGACCCCG aggtCGACGTGTGGAACCCGGCCTTTGACGTCACGCCGCATGAGCTGATCACGGGGGGCATCATCACGGAGTGGGGGGTCTTCGCCCCCTCCGAGCTGTGCCGGGCGCTGGCGGAGCGGGGGGAGCATTGA
- the CUNH19orf53 gene encoding leydig cell tumor 10 kDa protein homolog yields MAQGRPKASAKRPKAAAAAAAAARGTRGPRKGGRTIAPKKLRVIQQQKLKKRLEVGIRMRIERETVQRAQGGLPKKLALVTAPTPAKDKAKKGRG; encoded by the exons ATGGCGCAGGGCCGGCCCAAGGCCTCGGCCAAGCGTCCtaaggcggcggcggcggcagcggcggcggcccgggggACTCGGGGCCCGCGGAAGGGAG GCCGCACCATCGCCCCGAAGAAGCTCCGCGTGATCCAACAGCAGAAGCTGAAGAAG CGCCTGGAGGTCGGGATCCGGATGCGGATCGAGCGGGAGACCGTGCAGCGCGCCCAGGGCGGGCTCCCCAAAAAGCTGGCCCTGGTCACGGCGCCGACCCCCGCCAAAGACAAAGCCAAGAAGGGCCGCGGCTGA
- the NANOS3 gene encoding nanos homolog 3 yields MRCAGNTDGARGSLCPRTAPEAPQRRGAQPHAAGRTAPCHPGPRCAGTPVLLPCMEPPGQFDMWRDYLGLTAVLLRDPAGLGEPSVPLGPLSPCAVPAPCAGPAPCARPVPCAEPAPRAGPALCATPAPHAGPVLAPCSFCQHNGEAPGMYRSHSLRDAQGRLQCPVLRSYVCPQCGATQDQAHTRRFCPLTHHGYTSVYSRPVRARSAGRRQRNARM; encoded by the coding sequence ATGCGCTGTGCAGGGAACACCGACGGTGCCAGAGGTAGCCTCTGTCCCCGCACCGCCCCGGAGGCACCGCAGCGCCGCGGTGCCCAGCCTCACGCCGCAGGCAGGACAGCCCCGTGCCACCCCGGCCCCCGCTGCGCTGGCACTCCCGTCCTGCTGCCGTGCATGGAACCCCCGGGCCAGTTTGACATGTGGCGGGACTACCTGGGGCTGACGGCTGTGCTCCTCCGTGACCCTGCAGGCCTCGGGGAGCCCTCGGTGCCGCTGGGGCCCCTGTCCCCGTGCGCCGTGCCAGCTCCTTGTGCCGGGCCAGCTCCGTGTGCCAGGCCGGTTCCGTGTGCTGAGCCAGCCCCGCGTGCCGGGCCGGCTCTGTGTGCCACGCCAGCTCCACACGCCGGGCCCGTGCTGGCTCCGTGCTCGTTCTGCCAGCACAACGGGGAGGCCCCGGGCATGTACCGGAGCCACAGCCTGCGGGACGCCCAGGGCCGCCTGCAGTGCCCGGTGCTGCGCAGCTACGTCTGCCCGCAGTGCGGGGCCACGCAGGACCAGGCCCACACGCGCCGCTTCTGCCCCCTCACGCACCACGGCTACACCTCCGTCTACTCCCGCCCGGTGCGCGCCAGGAGCGCCGGGAGAAGGCAGAGGAACGCCAGGATGTAG